From the genome of Candidatus Margulisiibacteriota bacterium, one region includes:
- a CDS encoding MarR family transcriptional regulator produces the protein MKPLCKLKSVFKAIYSCEQKLKQEVHLTINECLALCCVFNGERNAGEIAGEIGISPSRISRILGSLEKKELIIRLVDENDKRKMIFELSLSGKTKMDMIKNVNMDFSELNFISEV, from the coding sequence ATGAAACCTCTCTGTAAACTAAAAAGTGTTTTTAAAGCGATATATTCCTGTGAACAAAAACTCAAACAAGAAGTCCACCTTACGATAAACGAATGTTTAGCTTTATGCTGCGTATTTAATGGCGAAAGAAATGCCGGAGAGATAGCCGGCGAAATAGGAATTTCTCCATCCAGGATTTCACGAATACTTGGCTCTCTTGAAAAAAAAGAGCTTATTATCAGGTTGGTTGATGAAAATGATAAGCGAAAAATGATCTTTGAATTAAGCCTGTCGGGCAAAACAAAAATGGATATGATAAAAAACGTTAATATGGATTTTTCCGAATTAAATTTTATAAGCGAGGTATAG
- a CDS encoding pyridine nucleotide-disulfide oxidoreductase, whose translation MSKYIIIGGVAGGATTAARLRRLDEKAEILLIERGENISYANCGFPYYVGGVIAERDKLFVQTPASFNQRFNIDVRVKSEAIDIVRSNKTIKIKKADSGEVYEESYDKLVFSPGATAIKPPIPGIDEQGVFTLRSVEDTDRIKQYMAQGHPTKAVIVGAGFIGLEMAENLRHKGIEVTIVEMAEQVMNMLDFEMAAQVHQHLRSKNITLHLKDSLRSFAREGNTIVIQLSSGKEIRCDMVILSLGIKPDSALASKAGLKVGAFGGIEVNEFLQTSDPDIYAVGDAIEFLNPIINIKMPTYLAGPANKQGRIAADNIVGGNKKKYAGSISTAIAKVFDLSVATAGISEKIAKKYGVQYYASITHGASHAGYYPDSTPLTIKIIFAKNDGQLLGAQVIGQEGVDKRIDLLSTIIKNKGTIYDLEEIEHAYAPPYSSAKDPVNIAGFVAENILTSATKVIHWEELISLKSDDIFLLDVRTPEEYSIGNIDGSVNIPLDTIRNNLDKISKTKKIVIYCAVGLRGYLASRILDQNGFKEAYNLSGGYKTYSAATKKHSNEDTSKVYIGKDDTIYQTDPNEKMQIANGTITIVDATGIQCPGPIIRLKSEMDRIKENEQLKIIVSDKGFANDVASWCNVTGNKLISLEQQSTKIIAIIEKSTQGVTHSMTDIDVKKDRKTIIVFSDDLDKALAAFVIANGAASMGKKVTMFFTFWGLNVIKKLQKPKTNKDLMGKLFGMMMPTSSLGLKLSKMNMLGLGTFMMRLRMNFKKVDSIEQMIDTAIKSGVDLVACQMSLDVMGVNKEELLDGVQIGGVAMYLEAAEKSNLNLFV comes from the coding sequence ATGTCAAAATATATAATTATCGGCGGCGTTGCCGGCGGTGCTACGACGGCGGCACGACTAAGAAGACTCGACGAAAAAGCAGAGATTCTCCTGATAGAAAGAGGCGAAAATATCTCCTATGCTAATTGCGGTTTTCCCTACTATGTTGGTGGCGTAATAGCAGAAAGGGACAAGCTGTTTGTCCAAACTCCTGCAAGTTTCAATCAGCGTTTCAATATTGATGTTCGAGTCAAATCGGAGGCAATAGATATAGTACGGAGTAATAAAACGATCAAGATTAAAAAAGCAGATTCCGGCGAAGTCTATGAAGAAAGCTACGATAAACTAGTATTTTCTCCGGGAGCAACGGCAATCAAACCGCCTATTCCAGGGATAGATGAACAGGGTGTTTTTACGTTGCGAAGTGTAGAAGACACTGACCGGATCAAGCAATATATGGCCCAAGGTCACCCCACTAAAGCGGTTATTGTCGGTGCCGGATTCATAGGGCTTGAGATGGCAGAGAATCTTCGCCACAAAGGTATCGAGGTGACGATCGTAGAAATGGCCGAACAGGTCATGAACATGCTTGACTTCGAAATGGCCGCACAAGTACACCAACATCTACGTTCAAAAAACATCACACTTCATCTCAAGGATAGTCTTAGATCATTTGCGAGAGAAGGAAATACTATTGTTATTCAACTCAGCAGCGGCAAAGAGATTCGTTGTGATATGGTTATTCTATCATTAGGAATTAAACCTGACAGCGCATTGGCATCGAAAGCCGGGCTAAAAGTCGGGGCTTTTGGCGGCATAGAAGTAAATGAATTTCTACAGACTTCTGATCCTGATATCTATGCAGTAGGCGATGCTATTGAATTCCTTAATCCTATAATAAATATAAAAATGCCAACGTACCTTGCAGGACCTGCTAATAAACAGGGTAGGATTGCTGCTGACAATATAGTAGGAGGCAATAAAAAGAAATATGCCGGGTCGATTTCAACTGCAATTGCCAAAGTATTTGATCTCAGTGTTGCAACAGCAGGAATATCGGAAAAAATCGCAAAGAAATACGGAGTCCAATATTACGCATCAATTACTCACGGAGCTTCCCATGCTGGCTATTATCCTGATTCAACACCTCTGACAATTAAAATTATCTTTGCAAAAAATGACGGGCAATTATTAGGAGCACAAGTTATCGGACAAGAAGGGGTTGATAAACGAATAGATCTTCTTTCGACGATCATAAAGAATAAGGGAACGATCTATGACCTTGAGGAAATAGAACATGCTTACGCGCCTCCTTATTCATCGGCAAAAGATCCGGTTAATATTGCCGGGTTCGTAGCAGAAAATATACTGACTTCTGCTACAAAAGTTATTCATTGGGAAGAACTTATTTCACTAAAATCCGATGACATTTTTCTCCTTGATGTCAGGACTCCAGAGGAATACTCTATTGGAAATATCGATGGATCTGTTAACATACCTCTCGATACAATAAGAAATAATCTTGATAAAATCTCAAAAACAAAAAAAATCGTAATTTACTGCGCTGTAGGACTGCGAGGCTACCTGGCTTCCCGGATTCTCGACCAAAACGGGTTCAAGGAAGCATACAATCTTTCAGGCGGATACAAGACCTATAGTGCGGCTACCAAAAAGCATAGCAATGAAGATACTTCGAAGGTATATATTGGAAAGGATGATACTATTTATCAAACGGACCCGAATGAGAAAATGCAAATAGCTAATGGTACGATTACAATCGTAGATGCAACCGGAATCCAATGTCCCGGTCCGATCATCAGGCTAAAAAGCGAGATGGACCGAATAAAGGAGAATGAACAACTAAAGATTATTGTCAGCGATAAAGGCTTTGCAAATGATGTTGCATCCTGGTGTAATGTGACAGGAAATAAACTAATCTCGCTCGAACAGCAGTCAACCAAAATCATTGCAATAATCGAAAAGTCGACACAAGGAGTAACCCATTCTATGACCGACATAGATGTAAAAAAAGACAGAAAGACAATAATTGTCTTTAGTGACGATCTCGACAAAGCTCTGGCAGCATTTGTTATTGCCAATGGAGCTGCATCAATGGGAAAAAAAGTCACAATGTTCTTTACTTTCTGGGGACTTAATGTAATAAAAAAACTCCAAAAGCCAAAGACGAACAAAGATCTTATGGGAAAATTATTCGGGATGATGATGCCGACCAGCAGTCTTGGATTAAAATTATCAAAAATGAATATGCTCGGGCTGGGAACATTTATGATGCGTTTAAGAATGAACTTCAAAAAAGTTGATTCTATTGAACAGATGATCGATACCGCAATCAAAAGTGGAGTAGACCTTGTTGCGTGCCAGATGTCCTTAGATGTTATGGGTGTCAATAAGGAAGAACTGCTTGATGGTGTTCAAATTGGTGGAGTTGCAATGTATTTGGAAGCAGCAGAAAAGTCAAACCTGAACTTGTTTGTGTAA
- a CDS encoding YgiQ family radical SAM protein, whose product MSFNFLPTNKTEMKQKGWSSIDVVIITGDAYVDHPSFGAAIIGRYLESQGFTVGIIAQPDWKRDEDFLSMGTPNLFFGITAGNLDSMIANYSPEKKHRRKDEYSEGGISGNRPDRAVIVYSNIVRKLFSDTPIVIGGIEASLRRLAYYDYWDNKIRRSILFDTRAEVLVYGMGEKAIAQIAKNIQNGDSLKGIKNTAYISDSLPADDHIILPSFEEVSEDKVKYSQSVKEYYTESVKKKPRTIVQACQKKYVITETPGVINNDELNSVYMLPFTREAHPKYQKPIPAFSFVKHSVVSHRGCYGGCSFCTLNLHQGKYINSRSIESMLKEIKDIIIPQKDFKGYILDIGGPSANMYASKCEKDEGCMRVSCLVPNKCNNLKVDFQKQLQLLRQASSIKGIKKVFVNSGVRVDLALKCPEYMHELVANHVSGQLSIAPEHMSPSVLNAMNKPEFSIYEKFFSLFDKISSDVGKKQYIIPYFIASHPGSSLTDMYMLAMYLKKNKMRVEQVQNYTPIPMTLSSCMYYTGINPMTGKPVYVPKSEERLLQRALLQPQFEDNRVLVRKALKMLGKEKDYAYLTR is encoded by the coding sequence ATGTCATTCAACTTTCTCCCTACAAACAAAACCGAAATGAAGCAAAAAGGCTGGTCGAGCATCGATGTTGTCATCATTACAGGAGATGCTTATGTTGATCATCCGTCATTTGGCGCGGCTATCATCGGAAGATATCTTGAAAGCCAGGGGTTCACGGTTGGAATAATTGCCCAGCCGGATTGGAAACGGGATGAAGATTTCCTGTCTATGGGAACGCCGAACCTTTTTTTTGGCATAACCGCGGGTAATCTTGACTCCATGATAGCTAATTATAGCCCGGAGAAAAAACACCGCAGAAAAGATGAATATTCTGAAGGCGGTATATCTGGAAATCGCCCGGATAGAGCTGTCATCGTCTATTCCAATATCGTGAGAAAGTTGTTTTCAGATACGCCTATCGTTATCGGTGGTATCGAAGCAAGTCTGCGAAGGCTTGCATACTATGATTACTGGGATAACAAAATTAGAAGATCAATCCTCTTCGATACCCGGGCAGAAGTTCTGGTCTATGGCATGGGAGAAAAGGCGATTGCCCAGATAGCAAAAAATATTCAAAATGGAGATTCACTTAAAGGAATAAAAAATACCGCATACATTTCCGATTCTCTCCCAGCGGACGATCATATTATCCTGCCATCATTTGAAGAAGTATCCGAGGACAAAGTTAAGTACTCCCAATCAGTGAAAGAATATTATACGGAATCAGTCAAAAAAAAGCCAAGGACTATTGTTCAGGCTTGCCAGAAAAAATATGTTATTACTGAAACTCCGGGTGTTATCAATAATGATGAACTCAACTCAGTCTATATGCTGCCCTTCACCCGGGAAGCCCACCCAAAGTACCAGAAGCCCATCCCGGCTTTTAGCTTCGTTAAACATTCGGTCGTCTCTCACCGGGGTTGTTATGGCGGATGTTCGTTCTGTACTCTCAATTTGCATCAAGGGAAATACATTAACAGCCGTTCAATTGAGTCAATGCTTAAAGAGATAAAAGATATTATTATTCCACAGAAGGATTTTAAAGGATATATCCTTGATATTGGCGGACCGTCAGCGAACATGTACGCTAGCAAATGCGAAAAAGATGAAGGTTGTATGAGAGTAAGCTGCCTTGTTCCTAATAAGTGTAATAATCTAAAAGTAGATTTCCAAAAGCAATTGCAGTTATTACGTCAAGCCAGTTCAATTAAAGGGATAAAAAAAGTATTCGTTAACTCAGGTGTTCGCGTTGATCTGGCCCTTAAGTGTCCTGAATACATGCACGAGCTCGTTGCGAACCATGTATCCGGTCAGCTCAGTATTGCACCGGAACATATGTCTCCCAGTGTGCTTAACGCAATGAATAAACCTGAATTTTCAATCTACGAAAAATTCTTTTCTCTGTTCGACAAGATTAGTTCCGACGTAGGAAAAAAACAATATATTATTCCATATTTTATTGCCTCCCACCCAGGATCATCATTAACTGATATGTATATGCTGGCAATGTACCTGAAAAAAAATAAAATGAGAGTGGAGCAAGTACAGAACTATACTCCGATACCTATGACACTCTCATCCTGCATGTACTATACCGGCATTAATCCGATGACCGGAAAGCCTGTCTATGTTCCAAAAAGTGAAGAGAGGTTGCTACAAAGGGCCCTCTTGCAGCCACAGTTCGAAGACAACAGGGTTCTCGTTAGAAAAGCGCTTAAAATGCTGGGCAAAGAAAAAGATTATGCTTATTTAACTCGATAG
- a CDS encoding NUDIX hydrolase, whose translation MPRKLDRTVIYENPWVNLYVDKVEFPDGRIVNEHHFLDFEKEAVAAIVENEKNEILMVKAYRYVIGCIDWEVPAGLIEKGESIINAAQREVMEESGYKTLSHHHIYTFYPMSGLANKVFHVVKCKSGKTTGVFDKNEVKEYGWFSEDVIRQMIQKKEIKDGLTLNALLIRNYLK comes from the coding sequence ATGCCCCGAAAACTTGATCGCACGGTTATTTACGAAAACCCTTGGGTGAATCTCTACGTCGACAAAGTGGAGTTCCCGGATGGGCGCATCGTTAATGAGCATCATTTTCTTGATTTCGAAAAAGAAGCTGTTGCAGCTATTGTAGAAAATGAAAAGAACGAAATACTCATGGTAAAAGCTTATCGTTACGTCATAGGTTGTATTGACTGGGAGGTTCCGGCAGGATTAATAGAGAAGGGAGAATCTATTATTAATGCTGCCCAGAGAGAGGTTATGGAAGAGAGCGGGTATAAAACACTTTCTCATCATCATATATATACCTTTTACCCTATGAGTGGCCTTGCAAATAAAGTATTTCATGTTGTGAAATGCAAATCAGGAAAAACAACCGGTGTGTTTGATAAAAACGAGGTAAAAGAGTATGGCTGGTTTTCAGAAGACGTTATACGGCAGATGATCCAAAAAAAAGAGATAAAAGATGGACTCACGCTTAATGCGTTGTTAATAAGAAACTATCTAAAATAA
- a CDS encoding Hsp20/alpha crystallin family protein — protein MAWISNPLRELDKMQREMERLFDTFGYTPTREAFPLLNIYDDENNIIVLAETPGILREGLHISVREDVLRISGQCEAKSYGENSILIRTERCRGSFEKLLELPVKVKEDQITASLKDGVLMITLPKAEKVKAKSIEIQG, from the coding sequence ATGGCATGGATTTCTAATCCGCTACGAGAGTTAGATAAAATGCAACGAGAGATGGAACGGTTATTTGATACTTTTGGCTATACTCCGACCCGGGAAGCGTTTCCACTCCTTAATATTTATGATGACGAAAACAATATTATTGTGCTGGCAGAAACCCCGGGAATACTAAGGGAAGGCCTCCACATTTCTGTACGTGAAGATGTCTTGAGGATATCAGGACAATGCGAAGCAAAAAGTTATGGAGAAAATTCAATACTTATAAGAACAGAGCGTTGCAGGGGTAGTTTTGAAAAATTATTAGAGTTACCGGTAAAAGTAAAAGAAGACCAGATAACAGCGTCGCTCAAAGATGGAGTATTAATGATTACACTGCCAAAAGCAGAAAAGGTTAAAGCCAAGTCGATTGAAATTCAAGGATGA
- a CDS encoding YbhB/YbcL family Raf kinase inhibitor-like protein, giving the protein MTINLKSPAFKNEEMIPKQYTCYDKNVSPPLEWSGVPASAKSIAIITEDPDAPRGVWTHWVVYNLPADIKGLPEEVPTQDTLKNGAEQGINDSKNIGYGGPCPPSGVHRYYFKIYALDEKLPLKSGSTKGDVVKAMKGHILAEGQLMGKYKKVK; this is encoded by the coding sequence ATGACTATTAATCTCAAAAGCCCGGCATTCAAAAATGAAGAAATGATCCCTAAGCAGTATACTTGCTACGACAAAAATGTATCGCCTCCGCTTGAATGGTCAGGAGTTCCGGCGAGCGCCAAAAGCATTGCAATAATTACCGAAGATCCGGATGCGCCTCGTGGAGTGTGGACACATTGGGTTGTTTATAATTTGCCAGCAGATATAAAAGGCTTACCTGAAGAAGTTCCTACACAAGACACCTTGAAAAACGGGGCAGAGCAGGGAATAAACGATTCGAAAAATATCGGATATGGTGGCCCTTGTCCTCCAAGCGGAGTACATAGATACTACTTTAAAATCTACGCACTTGATGAAAAACTTCCCTTAAAAAGCGGTAGTACAAAGGGAGACGTAGTAAAGGCCATGAAGGGCCACATTCTGGCAGAAGGCCAATTAATGGGAAAGTATAAAAAAGTTAAATAG
- a CDS encoding HAD family phosphatase — translation MSRDDFRIIFDWDGVLIDSSRQHKESWSRLAREINKQLPPGFFNKSFGMKNEKIIMEILFWADDISEAHELGLRKEIHYRQIIQEKGISFLPGVEIFIKRLRIANIPFVIGSSTQRVNIDTVLDLLHFNGYFDKIVSAEDVTAGKPDPQVFIKSAQLLGNPAPKCVVFEDALVGIEAARAANMKVVAVTTTNPRSVLQDKSDIVVDRLDEVTIERLNGLFST, via the coding sequence ATGAGCCGGGACGATTTTAGAATAATTTTTGACTGGGATGGGGTTCTCATTGACTCTTCCCGGCAGCATAAAGAAAGCTGGAGCCGACTTGCAAGGGAAATCAACAAGCAGCTTCCTCCAGGTTTTTTCAATAAAAGCTTTGGTATGAAAAATGAAAAAATAATAATGGAAATCCTTTTTTGGGCCGATGATATTAGTGAAGCACACGAACTCGGTCTGCGAAAAGAAATACATTACCGTCAGATCATCCAGGAAAAGGGGATTTCGTTCCTCCCCGGTGTTGAGATATTTATTAAGCGTCTCCGTATTGCAAATATACCTTTTGTCATAGGTTCGTCGACCCAAAGGGTCAATATCGATACAGTCCTTGATCTCCTTCACTTCAATGGATACTTTGATAAAATAGTATCGGCTGAAGATGTTACTGCAGGCAAACCAGATCCTCAAGTATTTATTAAATCTGCACAGTTGCTAGGAAACCCTGCCCCCAAATGCGTCGTTTTCGAGGACGCACTAGTTGGAATTGAAGCTGCCAGAGCTGCGAACATGAAGGTTGTTGCGGTAACGACAACCAATCCGAGGTCCGTACTGCAAGATAAGTCTGATATCGTAGTGGACAGGCTCGATGAAGTAACAATTGAAAGGCTTAATGGTTTATTTTCGACTTGA
- a CDS encoding 2,3-diphosphoglycerate-dependent phosphoglycerate mutase has protein sequence MVRLIMVRHGESLWNKLNIFTGWTDVDLSENGINEARKGAEILRREGYTFDIAYTSYLKRAIRTLWIIQDVMDLMWVPVHRSWRLNERHYGALQGLNKEETRQKYGAGQVHIWRRSYDIQPPALTKDDQRYPGSDTRYKELSDNQIPLTESLNDTVQRFLPYWHNTIAPTINEGKQVIIVAHGNSLRALIKYIDNIADEAIPNLEIPTGIPLIYELDSSLHPTERYYLSDEGKTIFNFKF, from the coding sequence ATGGTAAGGCTCATAATGGTTCGGCATGGAGAAAGCTTATGGAATAAACTAAATATTTTTACCGGATGGACTGATGTCGATCTATCAGAAAACGGAATTAATGAAGCCCGGAAGGGCGCGGAAATACTGAGAAGGGAAGGGTATACCTTTGATATTGCATACACTTCCTATCTCAAGCGAGCGATTAGAACATTGTGGATCATCCAGGATGTAATGGACCTGATGTGGGTGCCTGTTCATAGGAGCTGGAGATTGAATGAGCGTCACTACGGTGCACTGCAAGGCTTGAACAAAGAAGAAACCAGGCAGAAATATGGTGCAGGTCAAGTTCATATATGGCGCAGAAGTTACGATATTCAGCCGCCGGCATTAACAAAAGATGATCAACGTTATCCAGGCAGCGACACCCGATACAAAGAATTGAGCGATAATCAGATTCCTCTGACAGAGAGCCTCAACGATACAGTTCAGCGATTTCTTCCCTACTGGCACAACACAATTGCTCCAACCATCAACGAAGGGAAACAAGTAATTATCGTGGCTCATGGCAACAGCTTAAGGGCACTCATCAAGTATATTGATAATATTGCAGATGAAGCGATACCAAACCTGGAAATACCAACGGGAATCCCCCTGATATATGAACTTGATAGTTCATTGCATCCAACGGAACGATATTATTTAAGCGATGAAGGGAAAACGATATTTAATTTTAAATTTTAA